A genome region from Pithys albifrons albifrons isolate INPA30051 chromosome 24, PitAlb_v1, whole genome shotgun sequence includes the following:
- the LOC139682276 gene encoding WAS/WASL-interacting protein family member 3-like codes for MELIQKFLTAPETFLCNQQLTYVVSPQDTHTHTRPALAKRSRYLRSPPARQPRLSHGSAGARLDPAAPGGSSAALQQKSCCWALGTAAGASGRGSLQRWDPPAPRSCDRGISSPGDPPARGLSGSGILQPWEPPVLGSSSPGILRPRDPPALGSSSSGIIRLWNPLALGSFSAGTLQPRDPSSPGILQLGDYPALGSSGPGNSRSGNLRARDPPVLGAASRAGSGRSRCLPRGLDTGAGPSCPPAHPGASHRTSRCFPSHIPALAIAHPGACHRTSRRLPSHIPPFPSHIPALPIAHPAVPIPPFPSHIPPFPSHIPPFPSHIPPFPSPLACGTGGARRPRGWGEAALSARRSARLSRRLPPLSIPPAAFLPHILLLLLPVPPHLSRLPALPLPALPAAAAPGGAWRGEPFRSSPSSLPPLSLLSQEPWAGAAARPGHPRMPRGSGSGAQTGPADPSERGKRSRSGP; via the exons acactcacactcacacacgcCCCGCGCTGGCGAAGCGCTCCCGTTACCTGCGCTCGCCCCCCGCGCGGCAGCCGCGGCTCTCCCATGGCTCTGCCGGCGCCAGGCTCGACCCCGCGGCTCCAGGGGGATCTTCTGCCGCGCTGCAACAGAAAAG CTGCTGTTGGGCTCTGGGCACGGCCGCGGGAGCCTCTGGCCGCGGGAGCCTCCAGCGCTGGGATCCTCCAGCCCCGAGATCCTGCGACCGAGGgatctccagccctggggatcCTCCAGCTCGGGGATTATCCGGCTCGGGgatcctccagccctgggagcctcCAGTGCTGGGATCCTCCAGCCCCGGGATCCTGCGCCCGAGGgatcctccagccctgggatcctCCAGCTCGGGGATTATCCGACTCTGGAATCCTCTGGCCCTGGGATCCTTCAGCGCTGGGACCCTCCAACCAAGGGatccctccagccctggaatccTCCAGCTCGGGGATTATCCGGCTCTGGGATCCTCCGGCCCCGGGAACTCTAGATCGGGGAACCTCCGGGCCCGGGATCCTCCGGTCCTGGGAGCTGCATCCCGGGCCGGGAGCGGCCGCTCCCGGTGCCTCCCCCGCGGGCTGGACACGGGAGCGGGTCCGAGCTGCCCCCCCGCGCATCCCGGCGCTTCCCATCGCACATCCCGGTGCTTCCCATCGCACATCCCGGCGCTTGCCATCGCACATCCCGGCGCTTGCCATCGCACATCCCGGCGCTTGCCATCGCACATCCCGCCATTCCCATCGCACATCCCGGCGCTTCCCATCGCACATCCCGCCGTTCCCATCCCGCCGTTCCCATCGCACATCCCGCCGTTCCCATCGCACATCCCGCCGTTCCCATCGCACATCCCGCCGTTCCCATCCCCTCTTGCCTGCGGGACGGGGGGAgcgcggcggccccggggctggggggaggCAGCGCTGTCGGCCCGGCGCTCAGCGCGGCTCTCCCGCcgcctccctcccctctccatccctcccgcCGCCTTCCTCCcccacatcctcctcctcctcctccccgtCCCTCCCCATCTGTCCCGGCTCCCGGCGCTCCCCCTCCCGGCGCTGCCCGCGGCAGCCGCCCCCGGCGGGGCATGGCGGGGGGAGCCTTTCcgctcctctccctcctctctccctcctctctccctcctctcccaggagcCGTGGGCAGGAGCCGCAGCCCGGCCTGGCCACCCTCGGATGCCCcgcgggagcgggagcggggcACAGACAGGCCCGGCCGACCCGTCGGAGCGGGGGAAGCGCTCCCGGAGCGGCCCGTGA